The genomic stretch gaatataaaagttCATAAGACGAGAAATGTTAGAGCGaatcaaaaaacaaaacagttgATACTAATTCggttttctttacatttatttctttctttactTCCTCTTGCATTAATATATAACCATTTGAGATCAAATAGCAAAATTAagacatatatatttcttaagtgtCTATGAATAGGACTTTCTACCTAAATATAGTGCAAACATGATAACCGATGACCTCCCGCGGTGGAGAAGTCCACTAACAACCTTTACGTCATGTTCCTAGATTCGATTTCTGTTTACGATATTATATTGGTAATTGGTATAATGTAATCATATTAAAGTGTCAACATGTTATTAAACCCTACAtgcattgtttatttatattacaacttGGATGCCGACTgttcgaataaataaattattaattaataaaactaaacaaagaAAAAGTATAGGTATGGTCAACTACAATACAGTAGGTAATTCCTTAGGCTGTTGTAGGCTGTAGCTATTATAAGTTTGGTGACTTAAAATCGCCTGTGCTGTAATGTTTTGCATAGCATACATTATAACAAGATTAGGACAAAACTTCCGTTACACatccaatataattatataaaataaatgcacaaaaaaatgtaaattaattatttttcaaaataatgtcccaaataaaatgaatattaaaaaagtcatATGATTCATGCTTCGcaacaatacttaaaaaaataagtttaatattcattacatttaggAAATTATTTTGAGCGTAAACGTGTAACGTTTAAAGTGaggttgaaaataaatatttttaatatataatatatcactattagtttattaaatgtgtataaaatGTGTACTGTCTGATAATTACCGTTTTTCTTACGCATATCGCTTAGCGCTTCAAAGATACTTGCGACATAGAAAAACACAGAAAATTCTAGACTGTTCTGGGCATATTTACTTACTTTCTTTAACTGATATTGATTACCTATTTTGTGTAATACAAGATGTTTATGACAGGAAATGGCAAAATGGATATGagttacaaataaatcaaaattactaaattaaatttggctTGACTTGATGAATATTAAACGCGTACACGTGAACCGTTGCCTGTTTCTTGACCCACATTCTCTTTTATCTCTCACGTTTTTGATGCTCATAAAATCTTAAAACGATaccttatattgttttaaaacataaaattcaaaagtttcGGAATAATTTAAaggtataaacaatattaacattgtattctaatatatatttcacattaaaattgttttgtatgaGTACCTAGTTTTGATTTGCCAAACGATCTTAGTCGTAAAAACcccttttgtataataaaataaagtaaaccaTACTGCAATGACtataaaaaccaaaatatatatattttttgcactgACTCAATCATAACCTTTATTCTtttttctatctctttcttacGTAGGAAAAGCGACGTCACAATAAATAAGGCAGTTTTCAATGAGAATTTAgacattacattaattttcataacaatttatttgatttttccaATCTTGTTGAACTGTATTCCTATTGGTTAGTATTTAAAAAGACGTCTTTCATTGGTTAGAAATAACACAAACATAACGTCACAGTTAGTAGCTTGCAAATGAAAACTAACTAAATACAAAAGCGACGTCAAGTCTGCACTCGGTGCTCGGTTCAAATTGAAgtcctaaaattatatttatctctttctaacaCGTGTGCTAACGGAATAATTTTCATGTTGTGTCTCTTTTACTCATCAAGTGAAGGCCCTAGAATGTTCTAGacgttttaatgtatatattttggcGCGACGACAGCGCTACGTTTCATTCATTTGTGAAGTAGATAGTGTGAACTTGTGAGTTGTGTTGTGTGTGGATATTTTAAGACTTTCATCTAGTTATTAGTGGATTTCTAATTAAACCTACTATTGTAAGTATATctggattattttttatgcattgaattgttttattatagtacaaaaaatattaatcaagacTACAATTCTGGAAGTAGTGTAGAATTGCGCGGTTCATAAGTCTCCAAAAATGGTGTCAGCGAAAACTAAAAGGAATCGTTTCTTTGTTTCAGGATAAATCATCAAAATGGGAAAggattattacaaaatattgggTCTTGCGAAAGGTGCGACGGATGACGAGATCAAAAAAGCTTACAGAAAATTAGCACTAAAATACCATCCGGATAAAAATAAAGCCCCCGGAGCTGAGGAAAGGTTTAAAGAAGTAGCGGAAGCCTACGAAGTACTTTCGGACAAGAAGAAGCGTGAAATCTATGATGCTCATGGGGAGGAAGGACTCAAGGGAGGAATGGGTGGACAGAATGGACCTGGAGGTGGCCAGTCGTTCTCGTACACTTTCCATGGTGACCCCAGAGCGACCTTTGCACAGTTCTTCGGTTCGGCGAGCCCCTTCCAAGCATTCTTCGATCTGAACGGCACAGGTGGTACGACCATGTTTTTCGATCGCGACATGGACGTCGACATGGACCCGTTCGCCAACATGGGCATGGGACAAGCAAGGCAAGGTGGTCCCGGCGGAGCCTTCAGAAGTCACAGTTTCAATTTCCACGGGTCTCCTAACAGGAAAGAGAAGACTCAGGATCCGCCAATAGAACACGACTTATACGTGTCGCTTGAGGATATTTCCCGTGGTTGCGTTAAGAAAATGAAGATATCACGTCGTGTCATCCAACCAGATGGTACATCGAAAAAGGAAGACAAGGTGTTGACCATCCATGTAAAACCTGGTTGGAAAGCCGGTACAAAAATAACGTTCCAGAAAGAGGGTGACCAAGGAAGAAACAAAATCCCAGCTGATATTGTGTTTTACATCAGAGACAAACCTAATCCATTGTTCAAGCGAGAGGGCAGTGACATCAGATATACAGCCAAAGTTTCACTCAAACAGGTAAGAATCccctattaatttattttatttttgttattcaatCCTTTATGTCTATGGGAATCCCATTGGAACATCAATGAGTTTGTTGATTCGCATAATATCAAGTATTAGCATTTAATGAACTATGACTCAGTAAATgtgatactattattataaattataaacaaacatttgcATAATACTCATGTATCAGTATTGTTaacaatatctttttttttctgcaGGCTCTTTGTGGGACAATAATTGAAGTGCCAACCATGTCTGGAGAAAAACTGACTGTCAACCTTCAAGGTGAAGTGGTGAAGCCGTACACTGTGAAGCGATTCCCTGGCTATGGACTCCCATTCCCTAAGGAACCTACAAGGAAAGGTGATCTGCTTGTTGCATTTGACATCAAATTCCCGGACCGTCTAAGTTCAGGAGTGAAAGAAATCCTCATGGATACAttaccaaattaaaatattgaagacTTGGAAATCTCATTAACGACTTAAGAGTATTGTAGCCCATTTGATCATGGGGACTGCACTTTAAAGCTCAACTGTTACAATGGGACATTCCTATTAggttttcaatataaaacttactCATTTTATGTTTGGGAGAACACGAGTAAGTCAAGAGTTGTTGCAGGAACTACATTCTGGTAATGAGTACACTCATATAAAATGCTCGTTATCCTCTGCATAAATTACTCTTTGACTATTAACATACAGATTCTATTTTGTGAGTCATATGCTCTGCATAATagaaaaaagataatttattgacaaatattgTCTGTTTATGATAGTTAACAGAATTAGCTAATCTTGTGTGTCTGGGATTTTTCATGCGTTTTAGGATGAAAAGTGGAATGGTTGTGAAAGTTTATTCCgagtgtattatttaattttgtaagatgtaaatatttaagttgtgtaaatattttgattaggGCAGTGATTGTAAGTTTTAGGTTCAATATTTCATACTGAAATAAAACTGACAATTGTAGTTTCCAATTAACATTGATTCAAATAGCTAATTGCAAAAGTTGTATAAGTAGTAGTATTTTAAAGACTGTAATCCTCTATTCATTGTTTGATTGACAAATATAAACTTATCACTTATAATTACTGTTGAaatggtaataaaatatttaaattatctatggcttttgattttacatatttctatttaatttattttcacatcCCTATGTTAACaacattcttaaaataattttgaagctAGAATAATTTTAGATGTGGTTATTGCAAATAAACTGAAAATAACTGTGGGACATAATATAGTGGCACTCTGCATTAAGTATAGTGTATAAACAGCTGTAAAGGAATTAGGTGACGTCATCACCAGTTGGCACGGGGAGAGGGCCTTGGCGAGAGCTGGAAGAGTGCGGCCACAGAAATGGCGGATTCGTTTCGCGATTTCAATGTTGTCGCtgttattcaaatcaaaatgatttaacatttaatacttGGAAGTTAAGTAAGTTACTTACTTAACTTCCAAGTATTTgattatgtaacaaaattaattatttacttctcataaaatttaatgaccTGTATGCATAATTGCATTTTCAGTACAAGCTTAATCAAATTTGGGTCCATTGTACGATAATAAATAGAAAGAGcctatcacatttatattaaacatatttcattatCATAGTTAAacgatttcattaaaattgaattttaaatacgtctttatatatttagaataaaaacatttttcgtGGCTGCAAGCCGCATTCAGACATGTGCGGGCATTGAAGAGCTCTCGCGTCACTAGTAAAAATATCCGCGGCGCCCGCCTCCGCGTTCGActgaattaattttgattataactGATTATTCTATCTTTTTTATCTCGAgacatatttcaataaaatatctaatttataaaattacactaatgtaaacaaataatttaatacttacacgattattttgatattgtctttatttattaaatgtgaaacaatcaaataaaatcaatgaatagtcactttaataaataaataattaaaagaattacctaatatattgtaattggtGTCGTTGATCAGAATATTATTTGCATCATTCTGATATTGCATTTCCTTGAAagttaaattcattataatgtCGAGATACATATCATGTTCATATttcttgatttatataaactagAATAGGTCATTGACAGCGACACCGTAACCGAATTTTTGACGCAAGTAGAGTTCcagttattttcaatattgaGGTAACTGCGCCAGAAGAATTTTCCTACGGGACATggataaatacattttcatatcaCAGTATTAATGAAATGATagctaaaaatattatcttacttTTAGGCCCTCCTGTCCTGTCATATGGAGATTGTTTTTTTTGGAATTCGAACGGATTTCTTTATTGGCTATGAAATATCTTGTCATATTTATACTGACCGTCTTGGGTATATATTGAATCAACTCCATACAATGTCGTAGTAGTGCGCTCGTGTATTGTCAACATTGTgaactaataaatttaaatctcaagctgaaataaataaagcgtTTTACTCGATAAAATaagagataataaaaaaacagtttgtttacattgatgtttatttactataaatattaatttaattgtatttaattgtcatgtttatataattaaatttgtggaAAAGAGTACACGACCATCTCGGTAAAATCGAACGTATCtgaagtatattaaatttaatttaataattccaATTCATGTAAGACctacctactttaataaaggTCATATACTATATAAGACTTGTAATGAAAGCGCAAtgtctatattttaattgagaGAAAGTCcgattgaattaataaattgaattaatttaaagtgcCGAGATGGAGGCATTACTTGGTTAGAAAATgtgaatataaacaaaagagCTTGGTTGAGGCCAAGTCTGTACGTCTACGTATACATAGATCTTTagaactacgcaacggatttcgatgcgtttttttaaatgcattcaAGGAAAAGAATTAtatctataacatatatataataaaattggagtgccctgttttactcaatgcgtatgtataatatacggtacatatacaaaaataacattttttacaatttttgtcggtctgtctgtccgGCTGTCTGTTTGCTcctgctaatctctggaacggctggaccgattttgacgggagtttAACTGGCAAATAAGTGATATAATAGGGAATAACTTagcattcaacaacaacaacaataattttgtttgttgttgatacATATAATCCTTCTTCTTGAACACGTACAATATTGTAGCGAAACACTATCAATTTTAGAGGTTTGTATAatgatatagtaaataaacacacatttttgcgcttacattgcaaacgctggctgacacatattagatagataaaaataatataagtacatgTACActttaaaaaggtctacaaaaaagtccgcgacATTATATATCTGTCTCTTAGGGCTAAAACGCACCATAACCGTTTTTTATCCTTTTTATGAGAAATTGTGGCTTCTTTAAGAAGCGATTTTagccaataaattttatttatctgtgaacattgtatataaagacattctatagtatattaaatatcagcGTCGCAgtcgtgcgaagccagggcggttcaaaagtaaaatatacttttaaaaagtaaaataggcctttgacaagcacttttgaatcgtcatttaacaagtattttaagtgaagctaccaccggttcggaaagtaggttccaccgagtagaaccggcaagaaacacagtagttactctttttcaccattttcTAGTTCCATCCGCTAATTTCTTATGAAACTATTCCTTATGTATCCAACAATCTAATAATAActcaatactataaataaaggaAACGGGTTATTTCTATCTTTTATCAgaggaataagctccaaatcttATCATGAGTGGAGTAGGCTTACATGTTATCGTTATAtcacattcatttgtttaaaaaaaatacgttatcaGACGTATAGCGTGAAGCAGTTATtactcatattaaaatattttcattcaaataatttttagtCAAATAAATTCTTTTCTTCAGAACAAGTGTGTTCTTTTTCACGATTAGCAaactaaaagtttaattaattaaaatttaaataatacttcaaATACAAATACTGTCAATCatccaataaaattttgattatgtaagaatattaaataattatgtagatATTACTTTTGCAATTGAGGTTGGACACACTACCTGGTATACATCCACTACATACAAGAGCTGAACCGGcccaaaattattacaaaaaattaccgtaagtaattaattaattattataaaccaaaacaaaacattagacagaaaaaatatatttgaaagtaaatcaaAGATAATTCTAAAGGTTCGTTGAAGTATTACGAACACTGTGTCCTTATTCTGAGCACTAGtttattgtatgttattattttctcGGAAGTAAACGCAAGCGTAGGTGTAGTGACATTGAAGTGAGTGTTCAGCTTTCACTTATTAAGTACCAATAATTCGTCTGTGACGTATGATCTCTAGGTGAgatgacatttaaattaaattttaccgcGATTGTATTGCTTTTATTCTCTGTAAGCAATTTCGCTTGGCTGAATATCCGCATAATCAGtgacacataaaaaaaacactttaaattatttttttgttatacattattttccaaatcaaatacaatatatgtgtacaatagtaataaaaatcatgttataaataaaatatataaagaaaagtttACAACTAAAACATCTTGTTAAAGTTTTTAGCACCTTTTCATACCTGCTGATTCTGATTAattccaatatatataaaataatatatatttttttatatttttttgatgtgTAATCAAAAAATGACAAgaacgttattaaaaaaatataacgacGTCTTACGGGGTAAATCATAtcatttaactattattttaaatttaactattatGCTGGTTAAAGCACAagggtatttaaaatatatttaaaatatgtgagtttatattaatgaatatagtattttataactatagCATGG from Vanessa cardui chromosome 1, ilVanCard2.1, whole genome shotgun sequence encodes the following:
- the LOC124529901 gene encoding dnaJ protein homolog 1; this translates as MGKDYYKILGLAKGATDDEIKKAYRKLALKYHPDKNKAPGAEERFKEVAEAYEVLSDKKKREIYDAHGEEGLKGGMGGQNGPGGGQSFSYTFHGDPRATFAQFFGSASPFQAFFDLNGTGGTTMFFDRDMDVDMDPFANMGMGQARQGGPGGAFRSHSFNFHGSPNRKEKTQDPPIEHDLYVSLEDISRGCVKKMKISRRVIQPDGTSKKEDKVLTIHVKPGWKAGTKITFQKEGDQGRNKIPADIVFYIRDKPNPLFKREGSDIRYTAKVSLKQALCGTIIEVPTMSGEKLTVNLQGEVVKPYTVKRFPGYGLPFPKEPTRKGDLLVAFDIKFPDRLSSGVKEILMDTLPN